The nucleotide window CGGTGGGAACGTCGTTGGGCGGCAGCGACGGCGCGATCACGCCCTGCTGGAACGAGATGGCTTCATGCAACGTGGCTTCGTCGAGCCAGCCCAGTTGCATGAGAATTTCGCCGAGCGGACGTTTCTCGCGCGCCTGTGTCTCCAGTGCGAATGCCAGCTTGGTTTCGTCGATGGCCTGCCACGACAGCAGCAACTCACCGAGACGCTGACGCTGCTGGGTGATCTGATCGGTCGACGGGAAGTCGTGCATCGTCTTGTCCCACACGAGACGTTTGCCTGTGATGAGATGCACGATGAACAATCGCCACGCGCGTGCCGCCGCCATCGCGTTGATGAAGTTGCCGATCACCATGCGAGGTGCGGCCAAGAGCGCGTGTTCCCAGCCGTACATGTGATACACGAAGAAGCTGCGCTGACACACGCGCAACGCGAGCGCCACGGCGTTCACGCTCATGAGCGTCATGACCCAGCCGCCCGGCGGAAAGATCGACGGGTAGTAGATCGTCCACCAGCCCATGCGGTCGGCCAGCAGGAACAGCGCGAAGTTGATCAGCAACACGTAGGCCATGATCGCGATAAACGACGTCGCCAGCCCCTTGCGGTCACGGAACAGCAGATATTTCGTCGCGAGCGAACCTGCCCAGCCGACCTGCACCCAGCCTTGCAGCCCAATGCCCAGCGTCCAGCGTGCCTTCTGCCGGTACGCGGTTCTGAACGTGTTGGGGAAGTACTCGCGAATGCCGAGTGGCATGCGGATCGTCGAGACCTTCTCCTTGCCGAAGCCGAACATCCGCCGCCGCTTGATCACATACTCGACCGGGAACTTGCCGAAGATCTGCTTCATGCCGCGTCGCGCCAGACGGGCGCCGATGTCGTAATCCTCGGTCAGCGTGTCAGTGTTGAACGGCTGGTTGTCGGTCTCGGCAGCGAGTTCTTCAAGGGCGCGGCGCGAAAAGCAGGTCCCCACCCCCGCCGACGGCACCATCTTCGACAGGCTCTCGCGCACCACCAGATCCTTGGTATGCCATTCGGCGAACTCGTCCATGTACGTGCCCGCGACGAGTTCGTACCACTCGCGCTCGAGCGACGTCACAGGCAGTTGGATAAAGTCGATGCGCGGCAGCAGATAGTTGTAGTACTTGAGTTCCAGCGGGTGGAGCACGTCTTCGCTGTCGTGCAGAATCACGCCCGCGAACGGCTCTGGCTGTTGCTGGTTCTGCTTGAAAATCGCCTGCACGATCCAGTTCAGGCAGTCCGCCTTGCAGGTCGGTCCGTCGTGCGGCACTTCCACGCGCACCAGTTGCCGATAGCGGCGGCGCATGCGCTCGACTTCCGTTTTGGTCCGCTCGTCGTTTTGATAAGTGCCGACGAAAATCATGTAGTTCTTGTATTCGAGCGTGCCCACCATGCTCTCGAGCATGGCGGCGATCACGTCGAATTCGAGCCACGCGGGCACCATGATCGCGAGCGGCTGTTCTCGCACATCGCGCAACTGCGCCGCTTGCAACGGCGTGTAGCGTCGCTTGATGAACAGTGAGCGGTAGACCTGGCGCACCCAGTACCAGGCATCGACGAACAGATCGTCGATGCTCGATAGCAGGATGAGAATACCGACCACCGCGCTGGCAATTTCCAGCGCGTGGTAGTAGTCGGCGACCAGATACGGCCAATAGAGCGAGGAGATCACGGCGGCGCGTCTCTACCGGTCAATGGCTGTCTTGTT belongs to Pandoraea norimbergensis and includes:
- a CDS encoding glycosyl transferase family protein, which produces MISSLYWPYLVADYYHALEIASAVVGILILLSSIDDLFVDAWYWVRQVYRSLFIKRRYTPLQAAQLRDVREQPLAIMVPAWLEFDVIAAMLESMVGTLEYKNYMIFVGTYQNDERTKTEVERMRRRYRQLVRVEVPHDGPTCKADCLNWIVQAIFKQNQQQPEPFAGVILHDSEDVLHPLELKYYNYLLPRIDFIQLPVTSLEREWYELVAGTYMDEFAEWHTKDLVVRESLSKMVPSAGVGTCFSRRALEELAAETDNQPFNTDTLTEDYDIGARLARRGMKQIFGKFPVEYVIKRRRMFGFGKEKVSTIRMPLGIREYFPNTFRTAYRQKARWTLGIGLQGWVQVGWAGSLATKYLLFRDRKGLATSFIAIMAYVLLINFALFLLADRMGWWTIYYPSIFPPGGWVMTLMSVNAVALALRVCQRSFFVYHMYGWEHALLAAPRMVIGNFINAMAAARAWRLFIVHLITGKRLVWDKTMHDFPSTDQITQQRQRLGELLLSWQAIDETKLAFALETQAREKRPLGEILMQLGWLDEATLHEAISFQQGVIAPSLPPNDVPTAAT